Proteins from a genomic interval of Papaver somniferum cultivar HN1 chromosome 4, ASM357369v1, whole genome shotgun sequence:
- the LOC113271966 gene encoding GDSL esterase/lipase At5g14450-like yields MGKNVWSFTKVTLALFLSSLGMIRGETFFGKPSGRASDGRLIIDFMSEELGLTSYLRPYIYSLGFDSFSNGANFATGGSSIQKGGYSPFHLDVQISQFRQFKARDIDIDNSTQHEKGQNQLYYPCKADLPKPEDFSKALYTFDIGQNDLAFGLGNSSENETLASIPNILDLFSTAVQQLYSEGARVFWLHNTGPFGCLPDRNSKYPKKPGVLDKNGCVIPLNKIAQEFNMQLKSKLIQLKASLTGAAFTYVDAYTAKFNLAKAQGFVDPLDFCCREKVVVNGTEHGGPCANPTKHISWDGTHYTEAANRWVSKFILNGSMSDPSIPINRACHA; encoded by the exons ATGGGGAAAAACGTTTGGTCCTTTACTAAAGTGACCTTGGCGTTATTTTTAAGCAGTCTTGGGATGATACG TGGAGAAACTTTCTTTGGAAAACCGTCTGGAAGGGCCTCTGATGGTCGTCTTATCATTGATTTCATGT CCGAGGAGTTGGGTTTAACCTCCTACTTAAGACCATATATATACTCACTTGGCTTTGATAGTTTCAGCAATGGAGCCAATTTTGCAACGGGAGGATCATCAATTCAAAAAGGCGGTTATAGCCCATTTCATCTAGACGTTCAAATTTCACAATTCCGACAATTTAAAGCTCGAGACATCGACATTGATAACTCTACCCAACATGAAAAGGGTCAGAATCAATTGTACTACCCTT GTAAAGCCGATTTGCCGAAACCAGAAGATTTCTCGAAGGCTCTATACACATTCGACATCGGACAAAACGATCTTGCATTTGGTTTGGGAAATTCATCAGAAAACGAAACACTAGCTTCCATACCTAATATCCTTGATCTATTCTCCACAGCAGTACAG CAACTTTACAGTGAAGGTGCAAGGGTGTTTTGGTTGCATAACACCGGACCTTTTGGATGTTTACCTGACAGGAACAGTAAGTACCCTAAGAAACCAGGTGTTTTGGACAAGAATGGGTGTGTGATACCTTTGAATAAGATAGCTCAAGAATTCAATATGCAACTCAAGTCCAAGTTAATCCAACTCAAGGCCAGCCTCACCGGTGCAGCCTTCACATATGTTGATGCTTATACAGCCAAATTCAACCTTGCCAAGGCTCAAG GTTTTGTTGATCCCCTAGACTTTTGCTGTCGTGAAAAGGTAGTTGTAAACGGGACGGAGCATGGCGGCCCTTGTGCAAATCCAACGAAACATATAAGCTGGGATGGTACACATTATACGGAGGCAGCTAACAGATGGGTTTCTAAGTTCATTTTAAATGGTTCTATGTCAGATCCATCGATTCCGATCAATCGAGCTTGTCATGCTTAA